A genomic window from Nosocomiicoccus massiliensis includes:
- the acnA gene encoding aconitate hydratase AcnA has protein sequence MANNLQENAKRTLNVNGVEKTYYSLRSLTDAGHSDVEQLPYSIRVLLESVLRQYDGHSIQEKHIESLANWDKGDLQGKEVPFKPSRVILQDFTGVPAVVDLASLRKAMNDKNGDIQKINPEVPVDLVIDHSVQVDAYGTHSALVKNMELEFERNKERYEFLRWAAEAFDNYQAVPPATGIVHQVNLEYLANVVHDRDDVVFPDSLVGTDSHTTMINGLGVLGWGVGGIEAEAGMLGQPSYFPLPEVIGVKLKNQLPEGATATDLALRITQMLREHGVVGKFVEYFGEGVSNLPLADRATISNMAPEYGATNALFPVDEETLNYLRLTGRSEDHVELVEQYLKENDLFFNPDKEPTYSEVLELDLSTVEPSLSGPKRPQDLILLSKMKEEFEASVTRENGNHGHGYSKEIFDQKVDVEYNDGGKETLKTGDLVIAAITSCTNTSNPYVMLGAGLVAKKAMEKGLSVPKHVKTSLAPGSKVVTGYLENSGLQEYLDKLGFNTVGYGCTTCIGNSGPLRDEVTEAITENDMLVSSVLSGNRNFEGRIHPLVKANYLASPQLVVAYALAGTVDIDLYNDPIGQDKDGNDVFMKDIWPSIQEVRDTVYETVTPELFKREYETVFTSNETWNNIKVTDAPLYDFSDDSTYIQNPTFFEDLPEEAGKVEALNDLKVLAKFGDSVTTDHISPAGAIGKDTPAGKWLIEQGVSPRDFNSYGSRRGNHEVMVRGTFANIRIRNQVAPGTEGGYTTYWPTGEVMSIYDAAMKYKEDGTGLVVLAGDDYGMGSSRDWAAKGTNLLGVKAVLAASYERIHRSNLVMMGVLPLQFVEGKHAEDYGLEGNETFNIPVNEDVKPGDIITITATKEDGSTVDIDVKVRFDSEVEVDYYRNGGILQMVLRDKLKN, from the coding sequence ATGGCAAACAATTTACAAGAAAATGCAAAGCGCACATTGAATGTAAATGGGGTTGAGAAGACATACTACTCACTCAGATCTTTAACAGATGCTGGGCATAGTGATGTTGAACAGCTACCATATTCTATTCGTGTATTATTAGAATCTGTGTTACGTCAATACGATGGACATTCTATTCAAGAAAAACATATCGAGTCTCTTGCGAACTGGGACAAAGGTGATTTACAAGGTAAAGAAGTACCGTTTAAACCATCACGTGTAATTCTTCAAGACTTTACAGGTGTACCAGCTGTCGTGGACTTAGCGTCATTACGTAAAGCGATGAATGACAAAAACGGTGACATTCAAAAAATTAACCCTGAAGTACCAGTGGACTTAGTCATCGACCACTCAGTACAAGTTGATGCATACGGTACACATAGTGCACTCGTTAAAAACATGGAATTAGAATTTGAAAGAAATAAAGAGCGTTACGAATTTTTACGCTGGGCAGCTGAAGCGTTTGATAACTATCAAGCAGTGCCACCAGCTACAGGTATCGTTCACCAAGTAAACTTAGAGTACTTAGCAAACGTCGTACATGACCGTGATGATGTCGTATTCCCTGACTCACTCGTTGGTACAGACTCACATACGACAATGATCAACGGTTTAGGAGTACTTGGATGGGGTGTTGGTGGTATCGAAGCTGAAGCAGGAATGCTCGGTCAACCAAGTTACTTCCCATTACCTGAAGTTATTGGGGTTAAATTAAAAAACCAATTACCAGAAGGTGCAACAGCAACAGACTTAGCATTACGTATCACTCAAATGTTACGTGAGCACGGCGTTGTTGGTAAATTCGTTGAGTACTTCGGTGAAGGGGTATCAAACTTACCACTTGCTGACCGTGCAACGATTTCAAACATGGCGCCAGAATACGGTGCAACGAACGCATTATTCCCAGTCGATGAGGAAACATTAAACTACTTAAGACTAACTGGTCGTTCTGAAGATCATGTTGAATTAGTTGAACAGTACTTAAAAGAAAACGACTTATTCTTTAATCCAGATAAAGAACCGACATATTCTGAAGTGCTTGAATTAGACTTATCTACAGTAGAGCCTTCATTATCAGGACCAAAACGTCCTCAAGACTTAATCTTACTTTCAAAAATGAAAGAAGAATTTGAAGCTTCTGTAACGAGAGAAAATGGTAACCACGGTCACGGATATTCTAAAGAAATCTTCGACCAAAAAGTCGACGTTGAGTATAACGACGGTGGAAAAGAAACTCTTAAAACAGGTGACTTAGTCATCGCTGCGATTACATCTTGTACGAACACATCTAACCCGTACGTAATGTTAGGTGCAGGATTAGTTGCTAAAAAAGCAATGGAAAAAGGATTATCAGTTCCTAAGCACGTGAAAACTTCACTTGCACCAGGTTCAAAAGTAGTTACTGGTTACCTTGAAAACTCAGGTCTTCAAGAGTATCTAGATAAGCTAGGGTTTAACACTGTTGGTTACGGTTGTACGACATGTATCGGTAACTCAGGTCCATTACGTGACGAAGTAACAGAAGCAATTACTGAAAACGACATGCTCGTGTCATCAGTATTATCTGGTAACCGTAATTTTGAAGGGCGTATCCACCCACTAGTTAAAGCGAACTACTTAGCGTCACCACAGCTCGTAGTTGCTTACGCTTTAGCAGGTACGGTTGATATTGACCTTTATAACGATCCGATTGGACAAGATAAAGACGGTAACGACGTATTTATGAAAGATATCTGGCCATCAATTCAAGAAGTTAGAGATACTGTGTATGAAACAGTAACACCAGAATTATTCAAACGTGAATACGAGACAGTGTTTACTTCAAACGAAACGTGGAACAACATTAAAGTAACAGATGCACCATTATACGATTTCTCTGATGATTCAACGTATATTCAAAACCCAACATTCTTCGAAGATTTACCAGAAGAAGCGGGCAAAGTTGAAGCATTAAATGACCTTAAAGTTCTTGCGAAGTTCGGTGACTCTGTAACGACAGACCACATTTCTCCAGCAGGTGCGATTGGTAAAGATACACCAGCAGGTAAATGGTTAATTGAACAAGGTGTATCACCACGTGACTTTAACTCATACGGTTCTAGACGTGGTAACCATGAAGTAATGGTACGTGGGACATTTGCGAACATTCGTATTCGTAACCAAGTTGCACCAGGAACTGAAGGTGGATACACAACTTATTGGCCAACTGGCGAAGTAATGAGTATTTACGACGCAGCTATGAAGTATAAAGAAGACGGCACTGGTTTAGTTGTACTTGCTGGTGACGACTACGGAATGGGATCAAGCCGTGACTGGGCAGCTAAAGGTACAAACTTACTCGGTGTGAAAGCAGTACTTGCTGCATCATACGAAAGAATTCACCGTTCTAACTTAGTTATGATGGGTGTATTACCGCTTCAATTTGTTGAAGGTAAACACGCTGAAGACTACGGTTTAGAAGGAAACGAAACGTTTAACATCCCTGTAAACGAAGATGTTAAACCAGGAGATATCATTACAATCACTGCGACTAAAGAAGATGGAAGCACTGTAGATATCGATGTTAAAGTGAGATTTGACTCTGAAGTAGAAGTAGACTATTACCGTAACGGTGGTATCTTACAAATGGTACTTAGAGACAAACTTAAAAACTAA
- the mscL gene encoding large conductance mechanosensitive channel protein MscL, whose translation MIKEFKEFMMRGNVLDLAVAVVIGAAFGKIVDSLVANIIMPLIALIFGNTDFASAWEWNGITYGVFIQSIIDFLIIGFAVFMFVKIVNKATFGAFEEKEEEPETAEEVLLLREILEELKLQDAKEEQKYLRDEQ comes from the coding sequence ATGATTAAAGAATTTAAAGAATTTATGATGCGTGGGAACGTATTAGATTTAGCAGTAGCAGTTGTAATTGGTGCAGCATTTGGTAAAATCGTCGATTCTCTTGTAGCGAATATTATCATGCCACTTATTGCATTAATATTTGGTAACACAGATTTCGCATCTGCATGGGAATGGAACGGTATTACTTACGGTGTATTCATTCAATCAATTATCGACTTCTTAATCATCGGTTTTGCTGTGTTTATGTTTGTTAAAATCGTAAACAAAGCTACATTCGGTGCCTTTGAAGAAAAAGAAGAAGAACCAGAAACTGCAGAAGAAGTATTATTATTACGTGAAATCTTAGAAGAACTTAAACTTCAAGATGCTAAAGAAGAACAAAAATATTTACGCGACGAACAATAA